DNA sequence from the Sphingomonas bisphenolicum genome:
GAGCCGCCGCTGCAGGGCGAGCAGGTCGGCGTCATAGTCGCCCTTGTACTTCGCGCCCTTTTCATAGTCGGCAAGGTCGATGGTCATGGCTACCCTCTCTACCGTTCGGGCTGAGCGAAGTCGAAGCCCTCCACTGAACGCAGTGAAGTGCCTTCGCTACGCTCAGGAGAGTCCTTCGACAAGCTCAGGACGAACGGACTGAAGGATCAACCCTTCGCCTGCGGCTCCACGACGCGGACATGGAGTTCGCGCAGTTGCTTGAATTCGGCCGCGCTGGGCGCGCCCATCAGCAGGTCTTCGGCGCGCTGGTTCATCGGGAACAGCGTGATTTCGCGCAGATTCTGCGCGCCGCACAGCAGCATCACGATGCGGTCGACGCCCGCCGCCATGCCGCCATGGGGCGGCGCGCCGTACTGGAAGGCGCGGTAGAGGCCGCCGAAGCGGTCTTCGACATCCTGCTGGCTGAGGCCCACCAGTTCGAACGCCTTGACCATCAGCTCGGGCGACTGGTTGCGGATCGATCCCGACGCGATCTCATAGCCGTTGCAGACCATGTCATATTGATAGGCGTTGATCGTCAGCGGATCCTGGTTGTTCAGCGCGTCGAGGCCCCCCTGCGGCATCGAGAAGGGGTTGTGCGCGAAATCGACCGACTTGGTGTCTTCGTCATATTCGTAGAAGGGGAAGTCCACGATCCAGCACAGGTCGAAGCGGTCCTTGTCGATCAGGTTCAGCGTTTCGCCGACGCGGGTGCGGGCGAGGCCGGCCAGCTTGGCGGCCTGGCCTTCCTTGCCCGCAGCGAAGAACACGCCGTCATTGGGGCCAAGGCCGAGCGCGGCGATCAGCTTGGCGGTTGCTTCCTCGCCATGATTCTTGGCGATCGGGCCGCCGGGGACGCCATCCTTGATGTTGATATAGCCCAGGCCCGAATAGCCCTCGGCCCGCGCCCAATTGTTCATTTCGTCGAAGAATTTGCGGCTGCCTGCGCCTGCGCCGGGCGCCGGGATCGCGCGGATCACGCTGCCGCTGTCGACCAGCGACGCGAAGATGCCAAAGCCCGATCCGACGAAATGCTCGGTCACGTCGGTGATGAGGATGGGGTTGCGCAGGTCGGGCTTGTCGCTGCCATATTTCAGCAGCGCTTCGGCGTGCGGGATGCGCGGGAAGCTGCCTGCGGGCGTGACCGGCTTGCCATCGGCGAACTGTTCGAACACCTGCGCGATGACCGGCTCCATCGTGTTCCAGACATCTTCCTGGGTGACAAAGCTCATTTCCAGATCGAGCTGGTAGAATTCGCCGGGCAGGCGGTCGGCACGCGGGTCTTCGTCGCGGAAGCAGGGGGCGATCTGGAAATAGCGGTCGAAGCCTGCGACCATCAGCAACTGCTTATATTGCTGGGGCGCCTGCGGCAGGGCGTAGAATTTGCCCGCATGGATGCGGCTGGGCACCAGGAAGTCGCGTGCGCCTTCGGGGCTGGAAGCGGTCAGGATCGGCGTCGAATATTCGGTGAAGCCGATGCCTTCCATGCGGCGGCGCATGTCCGAGATGATCTTCGTGCGCTTGACGATATTGGCGTGCAGCGTTTCGCGGCGCAGATCGAGGAAGCGGTAGCGCAGGCGGATATCTTCGGGATAGTCCTGCTCGCCCGCGACCGGCAGCGGCAATTCGGCGGCGGTGGAGAGGATGGTGACGCTGTCGGCCACAATCTCAATCTCACCGGTTTCCATCCGGGGGTTGATGGCTTCGGGCGCGCGCGCCACGACATGAC
Encoded proteins:
- the aspS gene encoding aspartate--tRNA ligase, which translates into the protein MHAYRTHTCGALTTADVGTEVRVSGWVHRKRDHGGVLFVDLRDHYGITQVVAKADSDPLRALESLRLESVVTINGHVVARAPEAINPRMETGEIEIVADSVTILSTAAELPLPVAGEQDYPEDIRLRYRFLDLRRETLHANIVKRTKIISDMRRRMEGIGFTEYSTPILTASSPEGARDFLVPSRIHAGKFYALPQAPQQYKQLLMVAGFDRYFQIAPCFRDEDPRADRLPGEFYQLDLEMSFVTQEDVWNTMEPVIAQVFEQFADGKPVTPAGSFPRIPHAEALLKYGSDKPDLRNPILITDVTEHFVGSGFGIFASLVDSGSVIRAIPAPGAGAGSRKFFDEMNNWARAEGYSGLGYINIKDGVPGGPIAKNHGEEATAKLIAALGLGPNDGVFFAAGKEGQAAKLAGLARTRVGETLNLIDKDRFDLCWIVDFPFYEYDEDTKSVDFAHNPFSMPQGGLDALNNQDPLTINAYQYDMVCNGYEIASGSIRNQSPELMVKAFELVGLSQQDVEDRFGGLYRAFQYGAPPHGGMAAGVDRIVMLLCGAQNLREITLFPMNQRAEDLLMGAPSAAEFKQLRELHVRVVEPQAKG